One segment of Panicum virgatum strain AP13 chromosome 1K, P.virgatum_v5, whole genome shotgun sequence DNA contains the following:
- the LOC120666790 gene encoding choline-phosphate cytidylyltransferase 1-like, which produces MAGDAKAEAAQARPESSQEEEEDWKEAEGDVAEVDRAAPNGAGEGQVPTDRPIRVYADGIYDLFHFGHAKSLEQAKKLFPNTYLLVGCCNDELTHKYKGRTVMTEDERYESLRHCKWVDEVIPDAPWVVSEEFLDKHNIDFVAHDSLPYADASGAGKDVYEHVKKLGKFKETQRTDGISTSDIIMRIVKDYNEYVMRNLARGYTRKDLGVSYVKEKRLRVNMGLKNLRDKVKQHQEKVGEKWSTVAKLQEEWVENADRWVAGFLEKFEEGCHSMGTAIKERIQERLKAQSRDFGSLLQYDSDDYEEEDEDEHFKNVKE; this is translated from the exons aTGGCCGGCGACGCGAAGGCCGAGGCGGCGCAGGCGAGGCCGGAGTCctcgcaggaggaggaggaggactggaAGGAGGCCGAGGGGGACGTCGCCGAGGTCGACCGCGCCGCCCCCAatggcgccggcgaggggcaGGTGCCCACGGACCGCCCGATCCGGGTCTACGCCGACGGCATCTACGACCTCTTCCACTTCGGCCACGCCAAGTCGCTCGAGCAGGCCAAGAAGCT GTTTCCAAACACATATCTACTTGTCGGATGCTGCAATGATGAGTTGACGCACAAATACAAAGGAAGAACTGTAATGACTGAGGATGAGCGCTATGAGTCACTTCGTCATTGCAA GTGGGTTGACGAAGTCATTCCTGATGCTCCATGGGTGGTGTCAGAAGAATTCTTGGATAAGCATAACATTGATTTTGTTGCTCATGATTCTCTGCC GTATGCTGATGCTAGTGGAGCTGGTAAAGATGTTTATGAACAT GTAAAAAAACTTGGTAAGTTTAAGGAGACCCAGCGCACTGATGGAATATCAACGTCGGATATTATAATGCGGATTGTTAAAGATTATAATGAGTATGTTATGCGGAATCTGGCCAGGGGCTACACTAGAAAGGATCTTGGTGTCAGCTATGTGAAG GAAAAACGACTGAGAGTTAACATGGGATTGAAAAATCTGCGTGACAAAGTAAAGCAACACCAAGAAAAAGTGGGAGAGAAG TGGAGCACAGTTGCAAAACTCCAGGAAGAGTGGGTGGAAAATGCAGATCGCTGGGTTGCTGGTTTCCTAGAGAAGTTTGAGGAAGGTTGCCACTCAATG GGAACCGCCATCAAGGAGAGGATCCAGGAGAGGCTCAAGGCACAATCCAGGGACTTCGGTAGCCTTTTACAGTACGACAGCGATGAttatgaggaagaagatgaggatgaaCACTTCAAAAATGTCAAGGAATAG
- the LOC120666850 gene encoding haloacid dehalogenase-like hydrolase domain-containing protein 3, with amino-acid sequence MHPGHHLHSPPSMSPSLLSKLRLVTVDVTGTLIAYRGQLGDYYCMAAKSAGMLCPDYARVHQGFKLAYAEMSRRHPCFGHAAAMPNAEWWKMCVRDSFAMAGYDYDDDTFERIFRRIYATFGSSAPYTVFPDARRFLRWLRGSGLVVGVVSNAESRYRDVVLPALGLHQGSEWDFGVFSGIAGVEKPDPRIYEAALEAAGGVAPAEALHIGDSLRKDYAPARSLGMHALLLDRFGTAEAESWRRAGAPVLPDLAAAREWLAGDVTKEEAEPATAR; translated from the exons ATGCATCCCGGCCATCATCTTCACAGTCCACCAAGCATGTCGCCGTCGCTGCTGTCGAAGCTGCGGCTGGTCACCGTGGACGTGACGGGCACCCTGATCGCCTACAGGGGCCAGCTCGGCGACTACTACTGCATGGCGGCCAAGTCCGCCGGGATGCTGTGCCCGGACTACGCGCGCGTGCACCAGGGCTTCAAGCTCGCCTACGCCGAGATGAGCCGGCGGCACCCGTGCttcggccacgccgccgccatgcccaaCGCCGAGTGGTGGAAGATGTGCGTCCGGGACTCCTTCGCCATG GCCGGCTACGACTACGACGACGACACGTTCGAGAGGATATTCCGGCGCATCTACGCCACGTTCGGCTCGTCGGCGCCCTACACGGTGTTCCCGGACGCGCGGCGCTTCCTGCGGTGGCTGCGCGGCAGCGGGCTCGTCGTCGGCGTGGTCAGCAACGCCGAGAGCCGGTACAGGGACGTCGTCCTGCCGGCGCTCGGGCTGCACCAG GGCTCGGAGTGGGACTTCGGGGTGTTCTCGGGCATCGCCGGCGTCGAGAAGCCCGACCCGAGGATCTAcgaggcggcgctggaggcggcggggggcgtggcgccggcggaggcgctGCACATCGGCGACAGCCTGCGCAAGGACTACGCCCCCGCGCGGAGCCTCGGGATGCACGCGCTGCTGCTGGACCGGTTCGGGACCGCCGAGGCGGAGAGCTGGCGGCGGGCCGGCGCGCCGGTGCtcccggacctcgccgccgcgcgggagTGGCTCGCCGGGGATGTCACCAAGGAGGAAGCGGAGCCTGCCACGGCCAGGTGA
- the LOC120666522 gene encoding ribosomal RNA large subunit methyltransferase I-like isoform X2: MGGARKRAHVAVTARKISIRKYLGTGQRKLKPAMLGLRACGGTAPASVPALVRARLALRASSTAYDAATVAAACSASSSLEKLAAERKGLAKVVLKKGKTQIFGDGSPMVYSGAVDRIIGRPPPKSGDIVLVADGTEKSIGWGLYNSVSMFCVRLMQLEEEARRDPTCALNMERLLKARISSAVDLRRSLGLPSANTNAYRLINSEGDRLSGLIVDIFADVAVIASSAAWVEKYREEIQFLVSKVNGINHIKWRPSADILKEEGLDISEQNEYASSRSTVKVMENGIVYIVSLEGQKTGFYADQRENRHFVSLLSKDQRVLDIFCYSGGFALHAAKGGADNVIGIDSSGSALDLANENIILNELNPGRISFVKGDATAFMKGAISKNELWDLVILDPPKLAPQKKVLQSASGMYRSLNALAMQVVKPGGLLMTCSCSGAMTQSGMFLKTIQVTRRKSVLHTS, encoded by the exons ATGGGTGGGGCCAGAAAAAGGGCCCACGTGGCAGTAACAGCGAGGAAGATATCCATCCGCAAGTATCTGGGCACCGGGCAGCGGAAACTCAAGCCGGCCATGCTGGGCCTTCGCGCTtgcggcggcacggcgccggcgtcggtgcCCGCGCTCGTCCGGGCGCGCCTGGCGCTGCGCGCCTCCTCCACAGCCTAcgacgccgccaccgtcgccgctgCTTGCTCCGCTTCGTCCAGCCTGGAAAAGCTCGCCGCCGAGCGCAAAG GTTTGGCAAAAGTAGTATTAAAGAAGGGCAAGACCCAAATATTCGGTGATGGGAGCCCAATGGTGTATAGTGGTGCCGTTGATAGAATAATCGGTCGACCTCCTCCAAAATCCGGTGATATTGTTCTGGTAGCTGATGGGACAGAGAAATCTATTGGATGGGGTCTCTATAACTCTGTGTCCATGTTTTGTGTTAGGCTGATGCAGCTGGAAGAAGAGGCAAGAAG AGATCCCACTTGTGCACTTAATATGGAAAGACTGCTCAAAGCAAGGATTTCATCTGCTGTGGATTTGCGGCGAAGTTTGGGTCTCCCTTCAGCTAACACAAATGCTTATCGCCTTATCAACAGTGAAGGAGACAG ATTGTCTGGTCTAATAGTGGATATCTTTGCTGACGTTGCCGTGATTGCTTCATCTGCTGCTTGGGTTGAGAAATATAGGGAAGAAATCCAGTTTCTTGTTAGCAAAGTTAATGGCATCAACCATATAAAGTGGAGGCCATCAGCAGATATTTTGAAAGAGGAAGGATTGGATATATCAGAACAAAATGAGTATGCTTCTTCACGCTCAACTGTGAAG GTCATGGAGAATGGCATTGTATACATAGTCTCATTAGAGGGTCAGAAGACAGGATTTTATGCAGATCAACGGGAAAACCGCCATTTTGTATCATTGCTCTCAAAGGACCAAAGGGTCCTTGACATTTTCTGCTACAGTGGTGGTTTTGCTCTACATGCAGCCAAGGGTGGTGCTGATAATGTCATTG GCATCGATTCATCGGGATCAGCACTAGACCTTGCCAATGAGAATATAATTCTCAATGAGTTAAATCCTGGAAGGATCTCATTTGTAAAAGGAGATGCAACTGCATTCATGAAAGGAGCTATCTCGAAAAATGAACTGTGGGACTTGGTAATCCTTGACCCCCCAAAGCTGGCACCTCAAAAGAAG GTGCTACAAAGTGCATCCGGTATGTATAGAAGCTTGAATGCTCTTGCGATGCAAGTAGTGAAGCCAGGGGGATTACTCATGACATGTTCTTGTTCTGGAGCTATGACTCAAAGTGGCATGTTCCTTAAAACCATTCAG GTGACCAGAAGAAAATCAGTTTTGCATACATCTTGA
- the LOC120666522 gene encoding ribosomal RNA large subunit methyltransferase I-like isoform X1, giving the protein MGGARKRAHVAVTARKISIRKYLGTGQRKLKPAMLGLRACGGTAPASVPALVRARLALRASSTAYDAATVAAACSASSSLEKLAAERKGLAKVVLKKGKTQIFGDGSPMVYSGAVDRIIGRPPPKSGDIVLVADGTEKSIGWGLYNSVSMFCVRLMQLEEEARRDPTCALNMERLLKARISSAVDLRRSLGLPSANTNAYRLINSEGDRLSGLIVDIFADVAVIASSAAWVEKYREEIQFLVSKVNGINHIKWRPSADILKEEGLDISEQNEYASSRSTVKVMENGIVYIVSLEGQKTGFYADQRENRHFVSLLSKDQRVLDIFCYSGGFALHAAKGGADNVIGIDSSGSALDLANENIILNELNPGRISFVKGDATAFMKGAISKNELWDLVILDPPKLAPQKKVLQSASGMYRSLNALAMQVVKPGGLLMTCSCSGAMTQSGMFLKTIQGAASMAGKKVTILRQAGAACDHPIDPAYPEGQYLSNYLLRVA; this is encoded by the exons ATGGGTGGGGCCAGAAAAAGGGCCCACGTGGCAGTAACAGCGAGGAAGATATCCATCCGCAAGTATCTGGGCACCGGGCAGCGGAAACTCAAGCCGGCCATGCTGGGCCTTCGCGCTtgcggcggcacggcgccggcgtcggtgcCCGCGCTCGTCCGGGCGCGCCTGGCGCTGCGCGCCTCCTCCACAGCCTAcgacgccgccaccgtcgccgctgCTTGCTCCGCTTCGTCCAGCCTGGAAAAGCTCGCCGCCGAGCGCAAAG GTTTGGCAAAAGTAGTATTAAAGAAGGGCAAGACCCAAATATTCGGTGATGGGAGCCCAATGGTGTATAGTGGTGCCGTTGATAGAATAATCGGTCGACCTCCTCCAAAATCCGGTGATATTGTTCTGGTAGCTGATGGGACAGAGAAATCTATTGGATGGGGTCTCTATAACTCTGTGTCCATGTTTTGTGTTAGGCTGATGCAGCTGGAAGAAGAGGCAAGAAG AGATCCCACTTGTGCACTTAATATGGAAAGACTGCTCAAAGCAAGGATTTCATCTGCTGTGGATTTGCGGCGAAGTTTGGGTCTCCCTTCAGCTAACACAAATGCTTATCGCCTTATCAACAGTGAAGGAGACAG ATTGTCTGGTCTAATAGTGGATATCTTTGCTGACGTTGCCGTGATTGCTTCATCTGCTGCTTGGGTTGAGAAATATAGGGAAGAAATCCAGTTTCTTGTTAGCAAAGTTAATGGCATCAACCATATAAAGTGGAGGCCATCAGCAGATATTTTGAAAGAGGAAGGATTGGATATATCAGAACAAAATGAGTATGCTTCTTCACGCTCAACTGTGAAG GTCATGGAGAATGGCATTGTATACATAGTCTCATTAGAGGGTCAGAAGACAGGATTTTATGCAGATCAACGGGAAAACCGCCATTTTGTATCATTGCTCTCAAAGGACCAAAGGGTCCTTGACATTTTCTGCTACAGTGGTGGTTTTGCTCTACATGCAGCCAAGGGTGGTGCTGATAATGTCATTG GCATCGATTCATCGGGATCAGCACTAGACCTTGCCAATGAGAATATAATTCTCAATGAGTTAAATCCTGGAAGGATCTCATTTGTAAAAGGAGATGCAACTGCATTCATGAAAGGAGCTATCTCGAAAAATGAACTGTGGGACTTGGTAATCCTTGACCCCCCAAAGCTGGCACCTCAAAAGAAG GTGCTACAAAGTGCATCCGGTATGTATAGAAGCTTGAATGCTCTTGCGATGCAAGTAGTGAAGCCAGGGGGATTACTCATGACATGTTCTTGTTCTGGAGCTATGACTCAAAGTGGCATGTTCCTTAAAACCATTCAG GGTGCTGCATCAATGGCCGGCAAAAAGGTGACAATCTTACGCCAAGCTGGGGCAGCTTGTGATCATCCCATTGACCCTGCATACCCTGAGGGCCAGTATCTCAGCAATTACTTGCTAAGAGTggcatga
- the LOC120666710 gene encoding ALA-interacting subunit 3-like, translating to MDSHAAGSSSGGSGDGGAAPRRNSRKPKYSKFTQQELPACKPILTPKWVISVFVLVGVIFVPIGVASLRASRQVVEIVDRYDDACVPTNVTDKLAYIRDKTIPKTCTRSLTITKEMKRPIFVYYQLDNFYQNHRRYVKSRNDEQLRDKSKAGKTDNCDPEATVDGKPIVPCGLIAWSLFNDTYTLRRNNENLTVDKKDISWKSDREHKFGSDVFPTNFQKGPLQGGKILNSTMPLSEQEDLIVWMRTAALPTFRKLYGRIHVDLKVNDTITVHLENNYNTYSFGGKKKLVLSTTTWLGGKNDFLGLAYLTVGGLCFFLAFAFTLLYLIKPRKLGDNNYLSWNRPPVGR from the exons ATGGACAGCCACGCCGCCGGGTCGAGCTCCGGCGGatccggggacggcggcgcggcgcccagGAGGAACTCCAGGAAGCCCAAGT ACTCCAAGTTTACGCAGCAGGAGCTCCCAGCTTGCAAGCCAATTCTTACTCCAAAATGG GTTATTTCAGTATTTGTTCTTGTTGGTGTGATTTTTGTCCCAATTGGTGTTGCTTCGCTGCGAGCTTCAAGACAA GTTGTCGAGATTGTTGATCGGTATGATGACGCATGTGTTCCCACTAATGTGACTGACAAGCTTGCTTACATCCGGGACAAAACTATACCAAAAACCTGCACAAGGAGCCTGACG ATTACAAAGGAAATGAAGCGGCCAATATTTGTTTATTATCAGCTGGATAACTTCTACCAGAATCATAGGAG GTATGTCAAGAGTCGCAATGATGAACAGCTAAGAGATAAAAGTAAGGCGGGGAAAACTGACAATTGCGATCCTGAGGCCACAGTAGATGGAAAGCCAATCGTGCCTTGTGGTCTTATTGCATGGAGCCTGTTCAATGATACATATACCCTTCGCCGTAACAATGAAAACTTGACAGTGGACAAGAAAGACATATCTTGGAAGAGTGACAGAGAGCACAAATTTGGGAGTGATGTCTTCCCAACAAACTTCCAGAAAGGACCTCTTCAAGGTGGAAAAATACTTAATTCAACTATGCCG TTGAGTGAGCAAGAGGACCTTATCGTTTGGATGCGAACTGCAGCACTTCCTACATTCAGAAAGCTGTATGGTAGGATACATGTTGATCTCAAGGTAAACGACACCATTACAGTCCATTTGGAGAACAATTACAACACCTATAGCtttggtggcaagaagaagttGGTGCTTTCTACCACAACCTGGCTTGGTGGAAAGAACGATTTTCTTGGCCTAGCATATCTGACTGTTGGTGGACTCTGCTTCTTCTTGGCATTTGCATTCACCTTGCTCTACTTAATTAAACCAAG GAAATTGGGAGATAACAATTACTTGTCATGGAACAGGCCCCCTGTAGGCCGCTGA